Genomic segment of Dactylococcopsis salina PCC 8305:
GCTGCCCGTCAAGCACTCATTGATCGAGGTGACATCGCCCAGGCAAAAGAAATCGCCCGTCTTCTCAGTTCCCGTAGTGAGTTATCCCCGCCCTTCCGTATAATTGGACATTAAGGCTCGATCGCATCCAAGAAGCGGCTGTTACTGAAATTAATCAACCTTGGGTTGATGACTTAGCACGGATTTCAGTAACCTTTAAATTATATGGAAGACTTGCTTTTAGTTACAAAGCCAAAGAGAATGATCGCTTTATTGGGGAGTTAGAAGGAGAATCGCGGCGTGTAGTACGGAAAATCTTTAATACCTTCTGGTTTTTCCGTGATATTGCCAAATACTGGGAACAATGTGAAGTGATTGAACCGCAAAGTGTGCGCGATCGAGTTTTAGAAAAGATTACCCAATTAGAGGAACGATATCACCAATAAAAAAA
This window contains:
- a CDS encoding WCX domain-containing protein, translating into MFNTFWFFRDIAKYWEQCEVIEPQSVRDRVLEKITQLEERYHQ